A genome region from Balneolaceae bacterium includes the following:
- a CDS encoding ACT domain-containing protein translates to MDNLNPVLNAGEYIYCSFADHGGMKIHDPVMVFQESEGKTVIIEKQQAAELGISYRKFFPGLL, encoded by the coding sequence ATGGACAATCTAAATCCGGTTTTAAATGCTGGAGAGTATATTTATTGTAGCTTCGCTGATCATGGTGGAATGAAAATTCATGATCCAGTAATGGTATTTCAAGAATCTGAGGGAAAGACGGTGATCATCGAAAAACAACAGGCTGCAGAATTGGGAATATCATACCGGAAATTTTTTCCTGGATTACTTTGA
- a CDS encoding DUF1428 domain-containing protein has translation MTNYIDGFVLPVPRIHLNEYRSVAEKVAEIWKDYGAIAYFEFVGDDLSLEGTKSFIETVDANEDEEIVFGWVVFPSKEIRDLANKKVPTDPRMTELIAPLTNAEKLIFDASRMVYGGFKPLVQSNE, from the coding sequence ATGACAAATTACATAGATGGCTTTGTCCTTCCAGTTCCACGAATTCACCTGAACGAATACAGGAGTGTGGCTGAAAAGGTAGCTGAAATTTGGAAAGATTATGGTGCAATTGCATACTTCGAATTTGTTGGTGATGATTTGTCTTTAGAAGGCACGAAATCTTTTATAGAAACCGTAGATGCAAATGAAGACGAGGAAATTGTATTTGGTTGGGTCGTTTTTCCTTCAAAGGAGATTCGTGATTTAGCCAACAAAAAAGTTCCTACAGACCCAAGAATGACAGAATTAATCGCGCCATTGACCAATGCTGAAAAATTGATTTTTGACGCCAGTAGGATGGTCTATGGAGGATTCAAACCTCTTGTACAGTCAAACGAATAG
- a CDS encoding cation diffusion facilitator family transporter, which translates to MSVSRSKFALRLSLGVSLLSLAAKGTGFWLTDSTTALSDAAESVVHILAVAFVYWGFHLSSKPADEEHLYGHERVEFISVGVEGAVITLAGFTIVYQSISNYLLGHTVQNLDAGVALLAGAGLVNFLLGRYLVRVGREENNMMVVSNGKHTLTDVWTSLGAVATLLIIRFTGWQLLDSIVGGLLATYILYEGFKLLRYAVDGLMDTRNAEADRIIRKIVKGELPGDMTGVHNLRHRTTGQTTWIELHAVFQSGVDLKKAHEDATVLEKNLINALKGDVIVTIHLEPAGHHEEMHKTLEDAEQERPLRDFI; encoded by the coding sequence GTGAGCGTCTCCCGATCCAAATTCGCCCTGAGACTCAGCCTGGGGGTGTCCCTCCTCTCCCTGGCAGCCAAAGGAACAGGTTTCTGGTTGACCGACTCCACTACCGCCCTATCCGACGCCGCCGAATCGGTGGTACACATCCTGGCCGTGGCCTTCGTCTACTGGGGATTTCACCTGAGCTCCAAGCCCGCCGACGAGGAGCACCTCTACGGGCACGAACGCGTGGAATTTATATCGGTGGGCGTGGAGGGCGCGGTGATCACCCTCGCCGGCTTCACCATCGTCTACCAGTCCATCAGCAACTACCTGCTCGGCCACACCGTGCAGAACCTCGACGCCGGCGTGGCCCTGCTGGCCGGGGCGGGGCTGGTTAATTTCTTGCTGGGACGCTACCTGGTACGCGTCGGTCGGGAGGAGAACAACATGATGGTGGTCAGCAACGGCAAGCACACGCTGACGGACGTGTGGACCAGCCTGGGGGCCGTGGCCACGCTGCTGATCATCCGGTTCACCGGCTGGCAGCTGCTGGACTCCATCGTGGGCGGGCTGTTGGCCACCTATATATTATACGAGGGATTCAAGCTGCTGCGCTACGCCGTGGACGGGCTCATGGACACCCGCAACGCGGAGGCCGACCGCATCATACGCAAGATCGTGAAGGGCGAACTGCCCGGGGACATGACCGGCGTGCACAACCTGCGGCATCGGACCACCGGACAGACCACCTGGATCGAACTGCACGCGGTCTTTCAGTCCGGAGTAGACCTCAAGAAAGCCCACGAAGATGCCACCGTGCTGGAAAAAAACCTCATCAATGCATTAAAAGGCGACGTGATCGTGACCATTCACCTGGAACCCGCCGGCCATCACGAAGAAATGCACAAGACGCTTGAGGACGCCGAGCAGGAACGGCCGCTCAGGGATTTTATTTAA
- a CDS encoding HD domain-containing protein gives MQDLNPEHKKIFDVISRAASAVDQPAWVVGGYVRDYYLSRLEESGVTDIDFVTVGSGITLARKVAELLETGNINVFKRFGTAQVKYRELDLEFVGARKESYNRDSRKPVVEDGTLEDDQLRRDFTINALSWSLNEETFGELVDPFEGIQDLKKRLVRTPVDPVQTFDDDPLRMMRAVRFATQLHFDIEEQTFRSIERMAGRIEIVSKERIIEELNKIVMAPVPSRGFTMLFKAGLLHHFFPELVKLHGVEEVRGVRHKDNFWHTLQVLDNTAEMSDNLWLRWAAIMHDIAKPATQQYVPGTGWTFHGHDALGAKWVESIFRRLGLPLDERMRYVRKLVRLHLRPIALVSEDVTDSAIRRLIYDAGEDIDDLMTLCRADITSKNDRKVAQYNRNFDYVEQRIVEVEKKDRIRRWKNPIDGEEIMETFGIDPGPVIGDVKDAIKEAILDGVIPNEHDAAYDYMLEIRDRFPELADSQPKEQE, from the coding sequence TTGCAGGACCTCAATCCCGAACATAAGAAGATCTTCGACGTCATATCCCGGGCCGCCTCTGCGGTGGACCAGCCCGCGTGGGTGGTGGGCGGCTACGTGCGGGATTACTACCTGAGCCGCCTGGAGGAGAGCGGCGTCACCGACATCGATTTTGTAACCGTCGGATCGGGCATCACCCTGGCGCGGAAGGTGGCCGAGCTGCTGGAGACCGGCAATATCAATGTCTTCAAGCGCTTCGGTACCGCCCAGGTGAAGTACAGGGAGCTGGACCTGGAGTTTGTGGGCGCGCGCAAGGAGAGCTACAACCGCGACTCGCGCAAGCCGGTGGTGGAGGACGGCACGCTGGAGGACGACCAGCTGCGGCGCGACTTTACCATCAACGCCCTCTCCTGGTCGCTCAACGAGGAGACTTTCGGGGAGCTGGTGGATCCCTTCGAGGGCATACAGGACCTCAAGAAGCGCCTGGTGCGTACGCCGGTCGATCCGGTGCAGACCTTTGACGACGACCCGCTGCGGATGATGCGGGCGGTGCGCTTCGCCACCCAGCTTCACTTCGACATCGAAGAGCAGACCTTCCGCTCCATCGAGCGCATGGCGGGGCGCATCGAGATCGTCTCCAAGGAGCGCATCATCGAGGAGCTCAACAAGATCGTCATGGCGCCCGTCCCCTCCCGGGGCTTCACCATGCTCTTCAAGGCGGGCCTGCTGCACCACTTTTTCCCTGAGCTGGTGAAACTGCACGGGGTGGAGGAGGTGCGCGGGGTGCGGCACAAGGACAATTTCTGGCACACCCTGCAGGTATTGGACAACACCGCCGAGATGAGCGACAACCTCTGGCTGCGATGGGCCGCCATCATGCATGACATCGCCAAGCCGGCCACCCAGCAGTATGTGCCGGGCACGGGATGGACCTTCCACGGGCACGATGCGCTGGGCGCCAAGTGGGTGGAGTCGATCTTCCGGCGATTGGGACTGCCCCTTGATGAGCGCATGCGCTACGTGCGCAAGCTGGTGCGCCTGCACCTGCGCCCCATCGCCCTGGTGTCGGAGGACGTCACCGACAGCGCCATCCGCCGGCTCATCTACGACGCGGGCGAAGACATCGACGACCTGATGACCCTCTGCCGGGCCGACATCACCTCCAAGAACGACCGGAAGGTGGCGCAGTACAACCGCAACTTTGACTACGTGGAGCAGAGAATTGTGGAGGTGGAGAAGAAGGATCGCATCCGCAGGTGGAAGAACCCCATTGACGGCGAGGAGATCATGGAGACCTTCGGCATCGATCCCGGACCGGTGATCGGCGACGTCAAGGACGCCATCAAGGAGGCCATCCTGGACGGGGTGATCCCCAACGAGCACGATGCGGCCTACGACTATATGCTGGAGATCAGGGATCGCTTTCCGGAGCTGGCCGATTCCCAACCCAAGGAGCAGGAGTGA
- the ispE gene encoding 4-(cytidine 5'-diphospho)-2-C-methyl-D-erythritol kinase — MWLAYSHAKINLGLQVLERLPAGYHRIATGICFLEWKDRFEVERAGRYKLEIDQEEGREQDIPTGDRNLVTRAVQAMDRYVGLDHHYHFRITKNIPAGAGLGGGSSNAALALRMLNKMEDIGLSDDRLVDIGRDLGADVPLFIRGHTGIATGIGHEIEELDLQPGYWIVTCFPGETSGTAEAYRFCEPNPEPDFPLRRVLTEEPVEEWRYMLSNDLEPAVFPRVNVSGNLKDQFYELGAVYASMSGSGSAVYGLFEQDFVAINAYEGLLELGLRTNLTRPDFSPDTGIYRKE; from the coding sequence ATGTGGCTGGCCTATTCGCACGCCAAGATCAACCTGGGGCTGCAGGTGCTGGAGCGCCTGCCCGCCGGCTACCATCGCATCGCCACCGGCATCTGCTTCCTGGAGTGGAAGGACCGCTTTGAGGTGGAGCGGGCGGGGCGCTACAAGCTGGAGATCGACCAGGAGGAGGGACGCGAGCAGGACATTCCCACCGGCGACCGCAACCTGGTCACCCGCGCCGTGCAGGCCATGGATCGGTATGTGGGACTCGATCACCATTACCATTTTCGCATTACCAAGAACATCCCGGCCGGGGCGGGACTCGGGGGAGGCAGCAGCAACGCCGCCCTCGCCCTGCGCATGCTCAACAAGATGGAGGATATCGGGCTGAGCGACGACAGGCTGGTGGACATCGGACGCGATCTCGGGGCCGACGTGCCGCTGTTTATCAGGGGACACACCGGCATCGCCACGGGTATAGGACATGAGATCGAGGAGCTGGACCTGCAGCCCGGCTACTGGATCGTCACCTGCTTCCCGGGCGAGACCAGCGGCACGGCCGAGGCCTACCGTTTCTGCGAGCCCAATCCCGAGCCTGACTTCCCCCTGCGCCGCGTGCTCACCGAAGAGCCGGTGGAGGAGTGGCGCTACATGCTTTCCAACGACCTGGAACCCGCCGTCTTCCCCCGCGTCAACGTGTCGGGCAATCTAAAGGACCAGTTCTACGAGCTGGGGGCGGTCTACGCCTCCATGAGCGGCAGCGGGTCGGCCGTCTACGGGCTTTTCGAGCAGGATTTTGTGGCCATCAACGCCTACGAGGGACTCCTGGAGCTGGGGCTGCGGACCAACCTGACGCGGCCGGATTTCTCGCCCGATACCGGCATCTACCGCAAGGAGTGA